A genomic window from Indioceanicola profundi includes:
- a CDS encoding TetR/AcrR family transcriptional regulator produces the protein MPDNPRNEPEDEKPATRLEARRQAMLEAAAQLFFEVGYERSSVNEIVRRSGGSLTTLYQLFGSKEGLFEVMVQDRCTRILEPLSAADLPAKPPQEALRALGYRFMEVVYCPEVIAVIRTVIGEGAKLTNVAQIYFRNGPDNAIGKLSAYLAELDRTGAAHCPDPAFCAKSYFMLLHNDIFFRVLAGVRPPPDMAEIKAHVDKAVDLFWRAIAVE, from the coding sequence ATGCCAGACAATCCGCGGAATGAGCCGGAAGACGAAAAGCCAGCCACACGGCTGGAGGCGCGGCGTCAGGCCATGCTGGAAGCCGCCGCCCAGCTCTTCTTCGAAGTGGGGTACGAACGCTCCAGCGTGAATGAGATCGTACGCCGCTCCGGCGGTTCCCTGACGACCCTTTATCAGCTCTTCGGCAGTAAGGAGGGTCTGTTCGAAGTCATGGTGCAGGATCGCTGCACCCGGATTCTGGAACCCCTGTCCGCCGCGGACCTGCCAGCCAAGCCCCCGCAGGAAGCGTTACGCGCGCTCGGCTACCGGTTCATGGAGGTTGTGTACTGTCCCGAAGTGATCGCCGTGATCCGCACGGTGATTGGAGAAGGCGCCAAACTCACCAATGTGGCGCAGATTTATTTCCGGAACGGCCCGGATAACGCTATTGGCAAGCTTTCGGCTTACTTGGCGGAGCTGGACCGGACAGGCGCAGCCCATTGCCCGGATCCGGCCTTCTGCGCCAAGAGCTATTTCATGCTGCTCCACAACGACATTTTCTTCCGCGTGCTGGCCGGCGTGCGCCCTCCGCCTGACATGGCGGAAATCAAGGCGCATGTCGACAAGGCCGTCGACCTGTTCTGGCGCGCCATCGCGGTAGAGTAG
- a CDS encoding TolC family protein: protein MSLDEQIGQAVSDRAAMFAAQEAVSGPVTLEQALARAFKYNLQHRQTVMERALEDSLLDVSKQDLLPKLTTRAGLRTRSNTQASVSESVATGNVSLEPSTSQERTSGTADVQLSWNILDFGLSYYGAKSQANRILAAEERRRRVVLALSEQVRAAWWEAVTADRLRPQVDAILTQAREVLAYAEQTERQRLLPPLDALRFQKAMLEIVQQLEAVDAELAVAKSQLASLMNLPPGSEYRLAVPAEVQLAVPAMPLRLDALERVAMVKRPEIREEAYLARNAAAEARSALLRLLPGANLYAGLNYDTNSYLVNQDWADAGVQVTWNLFTLLNWSKVKQANAARMEVAEARRLALRMAVLTQVNLAWHRYGRATTLFTRAAALQDVEQRILSNTESAALSEAQTRLERVRAAASALLATRARDRAYAEVQNALGSVYASAGLDPLPEVVEGADVDALAAAIAQVGRDLEQGKVVVPDFAPLAVPQQVEQPASDIPAGQIVASQQAIPGLDTILKLAATE from the coding sequence GTGAGCCTGGATGAGCAGATCGGGCAGGCTGTGTCGGACCGTGCGGCGATGTTCGCGGCGCAGGAAGCGGTGAGCGGCCCCGTGACGCTGGAGCAGGCGCTGGCGCGCGCCTTCAAGTACAATCTCCAGCACCGCCAGACCGTGATGGAGCGCGCGCTGGAGGACAGCCTGCTGGACGTCTCCAAGCAGGACCTGCTGCCCAAGCTCACCACCCGCGCCGGCCTGCGCACCCGCTCCAACACCCAGGCCTCCGTCTCCGAATCGGTCGCCACCGGCAATGTCTCGCTCGAGCCCTCGACCAGCCAGGAGCGCACCTCCGGCACCGCCGACGTGCAGCTCTCCTGGAACATCCTGGATTTCGGCCTGAGCTACTACGGCGCCAAAAGCCAGGCCAACCGCATCCTCGCCGCCGAGGAGCGCCGCCGCCGCGTGGTGCTGGCCCTCTCCGAGCAGGTGCGCGCCGCCTGGTGGGAGGCCGTCACCGCCGACCGGCTGCGGCCGCAAGTGGACGCCATCCTCACGCAAGCCCGCGAGGTGCTGGCCTATGCCGAGCAGACCGAGCGCCAGCGCCTGCTGCCGCCGCTCGATGCGCTGCGCTTCCAGAAGGCCATGCTGGAGATCGTGCAGCAGCTCGAGGCTGTGGACGCCGAGCTGGCCGTGGCCAAGTCGCAGCTGGCCAGCCTAATGAACCTGCCCCCCGGCAGCGAGTACCGGCTGGCCGTGCCGGCCGAGGTCCAGCTGGCCGTGCCGGCCATGCCTTTGCGGCTGGACGCGCTGGAGCGGGTGGCCATGGTGAAGCGGCCGGAGATCCGGGAAGAGGCCTATCTGGCCCGCAACGCGGCGGCCGAGGCGCGCAGCGCTTTGCTGCGGCTGCTGCCGGGGGCGAACCTGTATGCCGGGCTGAACTACGACACCAACTCCTATCTGGTGAACCAGGACTGGGCCGATGCCGGGGTGCAGGTGACCTGGAACCTGTTCACGCTGTTGAACTGGAGCAAGGTGAAGCAGGCGAACGCCGCGCGCATGGAGGTGGCGGAGGCCCGCCGGCTGGCGCTGCGCATGGCGGTGCTGACCCAGGTGAACCTGGCCTGGCACCGCTATGGCCGGGCCACGACGCTGTTCACCCGGGCGGCGGCATTGCAGGATGTGGAGCAGCGCATCCTGTCCAACACGGAAAGTGCCGCGCTGTCGGAGGCGCAGACCCGGCTGGAGCGGGTGCGGGCGGCGGCGAGCGCGCTGCTGGCGACGCGCGCGCGAGACCGGGCCTATGCGGAGGTGCAGAACGCGCTGGGGTCGGTCTACGCCTCGGCCGGGCTGGACCCGCTGCCCGAGGTGGTGGAGGGAGCGGACGTGGACGCGCTGGCCGCGGCCATCGCGCAGGTCGGCCGCGATCTGGAGCAGGGCAAGGTCGTGGTCCCGGATTTCGCCCCGCTCGCCGTGCCCCAGCAGGTCGAGCAGCCCGCCTCCGACATCCCTGCCGGCCAGATCGTCGCCAGCCAGCAGGCTATCCCGGGCCTCGACACCATCCTCAAACTCGCTGCCACGGAGTAA